A region of Periplaneta americana isolate PAMFEO1 chromosome 16, P.americana_PAMFEO1_priV1, whole genome shotgun sequence DNA encodes the following proteins:
- the LOC138691815 gene encoding zinc finger protein 723-like: MDWMKMEPEADPLGLQHHDHRNKMEENKDLSQQDNSFNLQSTAMKTEYVDHSCDLMSEIKVEGSPVSVNFPVEDSFDLDRVKEEVKLEVSSEEDEVLTESIADDLEKNMSSLPEGGISLEGDKSKQNHGHRVDNSVGRDIGHNSIKNNISNENFVTLKSLKPHFRTRKRTALLKCPVCGKCFQYLCKLKRHNLLHTGEKPLHCDVCGKSFREYGNLKKHIRSHTGERPFKCDVCGKCFSESGSLAKHARVHAGDRPYKCDVCGKCFSDLQCIKGHVRKHTGETPYKCEVCGKCYSLKSSMKMHTRLHMGERPFKCDVCGMCFPGSGHLKRHVFIHRKEGSVKCDDCGKFFSSKGGLNRHKRVHTGQRPFKCNDCGMCFLESTNLERHVFLHTGERPFKCDVCGKCFAIMDSLIRHKRLHAGQK; the protein is encoded by the exons ATGGATTGGATGAAGATGGAACCTGAAGCTGACCCATTGGGTTTACAACATCATGACCACAGAAACAAAATGGAAGAGAATAAAGATTTATCACAG CAAGATAATTCATTCAATCTGCAATCGACAGCCATGAAGACAGAATACGTGGACCACAGCTGTGATCTCATGTCAGAGATAAAAGTTGAAGGCAGTCCAGTTTCTGTAAACTTCCCTGTG GAAGATTCTTTCGATTTGGACAGAGTTAAGGAGGAGGTAAAACTGGAAGTGTCTTCAGAAGAAGATGAAGTATTGACTGAGAG CATTGCTGATGATCTTGAGAAGAATATGTCATCATTACCGGAGGGGGGAATTTCTCTTGAAGGAGACAAATCGAAACAGAACCACGGCCATAGAGTTGACAATTCCGTTGGCAGAGACATAGGCCATAATTCTATCAAGAATAATATTTCAAACgagaattttgtaacattaaaatcTCTCAAACCTCATTTTCGTACTCGAAAACGGACAGCGTTACTGAAATGTCctgtctgtggaaagtgtttccaGTATTTATGTAAGTTGAAGAGGCATAATCTGctacacacaggcgagaagccacTTCAttgcgatgtgtgtggaaagtCTTTCAGAGAGTATGGAAATTTGAAGAAACATATCCGCTCACACACAGGAGAgagaccattcaaatgcgatgtttgtggaaagtgtttctcggaGTCGGGCAGTTTAGCAAAACACGCTCGCGTGCATGCAGGCGACAGACCatacaaatgtgatgtttgtggaaagtgtttttcggaTTTGCAATGTATCAAAGGACACGTACGCAAACACACAGGCGAGACACCATATAAATGTgaagtgtgtggaaagtgttactCCCTTAAGAGTAGCATGAAAATGCATACACGTCTACACATGGGCGAAAGGCCATTTAAATGTGacgtttgtggaatgtgtttccCGGGAAGTGGACATCTGAAACGGCATGTATTTATACACAGGAAAGAAGGTTCTGTCAAATGTGATGATTGTGGAAAGTTTTTCTCGAGTAAGGGAGGTCTAAATAGGCATAAACGCGTACATACAGGGCAGAGGCCATTTAAATGCAATGATTGTGGAATGTGTTTCTTGGAATCTACAAATTTGGAAAGGCATGTTTTCCTACACACTGGCGAAaggcctttcaaatgtgatgtttgtgggaaGTGTTTCGCGATTATGGATAGTTTAATAAGGCACAAACGCCTACACGCAGGccagaaataa